gtgtctctgtcaaataaataaacaaaatcttaaaaaataaaaaaggttaacTTTTACAGGGGGAGAAAAAGCCTCCCATCTGAATATCCCTTGAACTTACCCGGCCTTTGAAGAGTACGCACAGATACCAGTCCTGCAGAGCTGTGCGGTGTTGAGTATCACTCAAGAACAGCCCCTCCATACCAATCTATTTCCAGGTAATTTTTGGTCCCTTTTTAGGGAAATCCTCAGAAATGAAGCGAGGGTCGGGGAGGACGAGGCTGCCAGGCAACTGCCACACCCACAGTCACCGCGGAGACGCAGCCCAGGCTGCAGACAAGCTCCTCGTTCCAAAGCAGAATAAAGTTGGTAAAAACAAAATACGCCGCCCGAAAATCTTCCTTTCCTAGACGGCCCCACTCAAGGGTCTGGGGGTGCACGGAGTGAGGCCAGCTTGGCAACCGTGTGGGTTCTGAAATGCCGAACGAGGTTGCAGTGGTGGCCGAAGGCCTTCCCGCACTGCTCGCAGGCGAACGGCCGCTCGCCGGTGTGGCTCCTCTGGTGCTTGACGAGCAGCGTTCTCCGGCTGAAGCGCTTGCCGCACTGGCCGCACGGGTAGGGCTTCTCCCCGGTGTGCACGCGCAGGTGCTGGAAGAGCCCCGCGTTCTGGCTGAAGGCCTTCCCGCACTCGGGGCAGCGGTAGCGCTTCTCCCCGGTGTGGATCCTCTGGTGCTGCGCGAGATACGAGCTCAGGCGGAAGGCCTTCCCGCACGCCTCGCACTCGTACGGCTTCTCCCCCGTGTGGATCCTCCTGTGTCTGATGAGGCCGTTGCTGGCGCTGAAGGCTTTGCCGCACTCCTTACACTTGTAGGGTTTCTCTCCGGTGTGGCTCCGCTGGTGCTCGATCAGGCCCGACCTCTGGCTGAAGGTCTTCCCGCATTCTTCGCACTCGTAGGGCTTCTCCCCCGTGTGGGTTCTCCGGTGCTGGACGAGGACTGAGCTCTGAGTAAAGCCTTTCCCACACTCACTGCACCTGTGCCTTCTCTCTCCGGCCGCCTGTCCCCTCTGCTTTTCCGCTCTGCTCTGCGGTGCACAAAGTTCTCTGTACTTACAATCTACGGGGACATCTCCGGGCAGTCTGCGGTTTCCAAAGTGTTCCACTTCCTTCAAGACTTCCTGCTTCGATGCCAGCTCCTGGCGTTCAGGTACAGGTTCACAACCTGGGAGAATGCACGCGCCGAACACCGTCACCTCTCTCCCTTCAGGAAAGAGCTCAACCACAGGAGGGGGCCCAGGGAGCCCCGAGACACACACACGTTCCCAGAACACAACACtggaggtgggaagggcagaagggcTACACGAGGAGGCCGGGCCAGGGCGGGTCGGCAGCACCGTGGGCATGGCTGGGGCCGAGGCTCCCGAGAGCACGTGTGAGCAGGTGCTGTTCCCGCT
The sequence above is drawn from the Mustela nigripes isolate SB6536 chromosome 5, MUSNIG.SB6536, whole genome shotgun sequence genome and encodes:
- the ZSCAN31 gene encoding zinc finger and SCAN domain-containing protein 31, coding for MASAEEQEGLKIVKVEEDVIWDQETCLRENSFSTQEASRQLFRHFCYQETPGPREALSRLRELCRQWLRPETHSKEQIVELLVLEQFLTILPEELQAWVREQQPESGEQAVAVVEDLERELSEPKNQALAHEHGPSETLSEDVPHLKAKQDSVAIQLQSIVTQLQGESLSPHRLGERGCEPVPERQELASKQEVLKEVEHFGNRRLPGDVPVDCKYRELCAPQSRAEKQRGQAAGERRHRCSECGKGFTQSSVLVQHRRTHTGEKPYECEECGKTFSQRSGLIEHQRSHTGEKPYKCKECGKAFSASNGLIRHRRIHTGEKPYECEACGKAFRLSSYLAQHQRIHTGEKRYRCPECGKAFSQNAGLFQHLRVHTGEKPYPCGQCGKRFSRRTLLVKHQRSHTGERPFACEQCGKAFGHHCNLVRHFRTHTVAKLASLRAPPDP